The following nucleotide sequence is from Drosophila simulans strain w501 chromosome 3L, Prin_Dsim_3.1, whole genome shotgun sequence.
ATTGGTCCATTTCCTTGCACTTTCTTTCGCAATCGAGCATAAGCTTTGATGgcgttttctgtttttttatttcatcttGGGCCTTCATTTTTAGTTTGTCTTGGAGCTGAATAGTATTATTCAATTTATCCATGTCCTGGCGAACATTATCGTGGATTTTTTGTACTCGTATCTCGCGCTGTCTAGCATCAGTTGATGGTTCTTGTATCTTTTTCTGATCATAATCGACTAACTGTTTAAGAATTTTAAGTCGGAACTCTTCGAAATCTTTTCTTAGCTTCTCCATCTCATTGGGCGAAGCTTTTAGATGTTTGGTACTCTCCATAAGCTTTATGAAATCATCTTGAGTTTCTTTTAATGCCTCTAAATTTATGGCAGCTTTATATACCTTACTTTGAAGTTCTTTTACTTGCTTTTGAACACTATTATTAACGTTTGAAGAATTAATTTGGCCCATCCTTCTAACATTTACATCCAAGCCATCCTTTAacgaattaaatttattggtattgtctttaatttgattattgtATGTTTTGTTCATGATCTGAAGTTCGTTAGTTATTTGTTCCGCCTGTACGTTAAGCTTATCAATTTTTTGGCAGCACTTGGGGAACTTTTTAAGTTCGTCGTCCAGAATTGCAGATTCATTTTGTAGTGTTTTCAAACGTTCCTTCAGCTGTTCATCTGAGGAACAGCTTAGACTACCTGGTGGACTACCATTTATAGTCATTTCTTTTGTTGCCTTAGAACatctttgattttgttgttttatcaTTTCCTGAAGTAAAGATTGAATTATATGAAGTTTTGCATTATTTGTCATGCAGGTATTTAACGTTACACTAAAACTTGTTGACGATCCCTGATGGTCAAAGTTGCCCATTTTATTGGTAAGGTTTATAACCAGCCTCTGaaggttttcggttttcttttttaaattaattaagtccTCCTTTTGAATTTGCTTATCTGGACTACTATTCATATTCCCGCAGTTGTTTTTGGACTTGTCGATTATATTTTTGATACTTTCGGCACCGTCCTCTaaagtttttttaaatgcatcaCATATTTTATCTTGATTCCATAGCTTTTCCTGTATATCTTTGAgttgattatttaatttgtggaATTCGTTATCTGCCTCATTTTTGTATGTGCTAATGTTACTATCCAAAACCGAAAGTTGTTCCTTTAATTCTTCACCACAATTGGTTTTCCCATCATTTTTATCCATTTCCTTTTGAAGTTTATCCAAACTTGATTTCACAGCTTCCATTCGGCCCTCCAGTTGTTTTACCTTTTTCCGAATACCGTCACTCCTTTTAGAACTTTCGATGTCCATCTCTTTATATTTTAGCTCTATATCCTTTACTTTCTGTTCTACCTCTCCCTTTACCTTTTCGATTACACCTCGCAAATTTTCACAGCAACTATTAAAGGCCTTCACGACtgttttcttgattttagaaattatatttttgagATTCGTTGAAAGATCTTTGCTGAATTGAATTTGGTTAACTGGATCAATTTCAttgacattttcaattaatagTACCATTGAGTTGTTTTCATAGAAACAGCATTTCTCTATAGATGTGGTTCTATTGAAAGAAGTTTTTATCGAGTCCATTACCAACTGAAAGTCCCTTAATTGGTCATTAATCTTTAACTGCTTATCATTCCACTTGGAAATATAATCGTAGTCCTCGCACAGATCTGTTTCCGAAGATTCTTTTGATGTGCTAGAAGCACTGCCAGATTCAGGAATGTTTACTTGGTGCCTCATCGCCGCAATTGCTAATAGCAGTGGAAGTAGTGATGCAATCGATAGCTGTGCATGACATTCGCAATGCTAAATGAACACATCTTGGATGGTCGATGCACAGAACTCACCTTTGGTTTCATTTTCGTCACGTTTACTGCGGTTCACGAACCTCTGCCACTGGTCTGCTAAGTTCAACTAACTGGGCACAGAGAGAACTATTAGTTGCTATTGATGAAGAGCAGTGAGCAGCAATCGATTTGCATGCTTTTTATATTAACCAACGAGGAGGGATCCGAAACTTTCAAGAGAAATCATACATTTCCTACAAATTCAACATCTATTCAGATAGTTTATTGAACATTTCATTCCAGATATGTTATTCTACCTCAATAATATTTACCGTactttaaataacaaatataacaaCTTAAATAAGCTGCACAATAATTTATCCCAAGCAACCTTATCGTTAAAGAATGGGTCGTGTGCTACACGGGATTACCTATACCTTATTTGCTGTCAGCAAGCTCATTCCAACTTTTGGACAACCCAGAAAGAAGCAGCATAAATTTGTGGGAAAC
It contains:
- the LOC27208588 gene encoding uncharacterized protein MCAP_0864, whose product is MRHQVNIPESGSASSTSKESSETDLCEDYDYISKWNDKQLKINDQLRDFQLVMDSIKTSFNRTTSIEKCCFYENNSMVLLIENVNEIDPVNQIQFSKDLSTNLKNIISKIKKTVVKAFNSCCENLRGVIEKVKGEVEQKVKDIELKYKEMDIESSKRSDGIRKKVKQLEGRMEAVKSSLDKLQKEMDKNDGKTNCGEELKEQLSVLDSNISTYKNEADNEFHKLNNQLKDIQEKLWNQDKICDAFKKTLEDGAESIKNIIDKSKNNCGNMNSSPDKQIQKEDLINLKKKTENLQRLVINLTNKMGNFDHQGSSTSFSVTLNTCMTNNAKLHIIQSLLQEMIKQQNQRCSKATKEMTINGSPPGSLSCSSDEQLKERLKTLQNESAILDDELKKFPKCCQKIDKLNVQAEQITNELQIMNKTYNNQIKDNTNKFNSLKDGLDVNVRRMGQINSSNVNNSVQKQVKELQSKVYKAAINLEALKETQDDFIKLMESTKHLKASPNEMEKLRKDFEEFRLKILKQLVDYDQKKIQEPSTDARQREIRVQKIHDNVRQDMDKLNNTIQLQDKLKMKAQDEIKKQKTPSKLMLDCERKCKEMDQFDKLLNLIKEAKNLVKMKGEKTTTKPTKKYIPKKKKKNKPKPKPTRKWSGVLVGGIDFDRNRDVLNGKYIK